The following coding sequences are from one Carassius auratus strain Wakin chromosome 47, ASM336829v1, whole genome shotgun sequence window:
- the LOC113065230 gene encoding uncharacterized protein LOC113065230 isoform X2 — MDTFVRGKLSEWQLENLIDTFKARKLFENWTTITERILPYAQREGKLPSVLGDMTPAAKEETALKVLPTLLPPSICRRGGKVFRPTTEEAQKSFIDMQPVGTNMVEYLNHEMTGALLHIMCLSDETRGTSQTFAIIPGHAIETESLLEVVDLCFKAFFVFDVQYTKQCSPPGSFSSMLYIKLKEKSPL, encoded by the exons ATGGACACGTTTGTGAGAGGAAAATTGTCTGAATGGCAGCTTGAAAATCTTATAGACACATTTAAAG CGAGGAAACTGTTTGAAAACTGGACCACGATAACTGAAAGAATTCTTCCATATGCCCAGCGAGAGGGTAAACTGCCCTCAGTACTGGGTGACATGACACCAG CTGCTAAAGAGGAGACAGCTTTGAAGGTCCTGCCAACTCTGCTTCCCCCATCCATCTGCAGGAGAGGAGGAAAGGTCTTCAGACCCACCACAGAGGAGGCCCAGAAGTCATTTATTGACATGCAACCT GTTGGGACCAACATGGTTGAATATTTAAACCATGAGATGACCGGAGCATTGCTGCACATTATGTGCCTCAGTGATGAGACAAGGGGGACATCACAGACCTTTGCCATTATTCCAGGCCACGCCATTGAGACTGAGTCTTTGTTGGAGGTGGTTGATCTttgctttaaagctttttttgtttttgatgttcagTACACCAAGCAGTGTTCCCCACCTGGGAGTTTCTCCAGCATGCTGTATATCAAATTGAAGGAAAAGAGTCCTCTGTAA
- the LOC113065230 gene encoding uncharacterized protein LOC113065230 isoform X1: MDTFVRGKLSEWQLENLIDTFKDLQDFCILYPNAARKLFENWTTITERILPYAQREGKLPSVLGDMTPAAKEETALKVLPTLLPPSICRRGGKVFRPTTEEAQKSFIDMQPVGTNMVEYLNHEMTGALLHIMCLSDETRGTSQTFAIIPGHAIETESLLEVVDLCFKAFFVFDVQYTKQCSPPGSFSSMLYIKLKEKSPL; the protein is encoded by the exons ATGGACACGTTTGTGAGAGGAAAATTGTCTGAATGGCAGCTTGAAAATCTTATAGACACATTTAAAG ATTTACAAGATTTCTGTATCCTGTATCCTAATGCAGCGAGGAAACTGTTTGAAAACTGGACCACGATAACTGAAAGAATTCTTCCATATGCCCAGCGAGAGGGTAAACTGCCCTCAGTACTGGGTGACATGACACCAG CTGCTAAAGAGGAGACAGCTTTGAAGGTCCTGCCAACTCTGCTTCCCCCATCCATCTGCAGGAGAGGAGGAAAGGTCTTCAGACCCACCACAGAGGAGGCCCAGAAGTCATTTATTGACATGCAACCT GTTGGGACCAACATGGTTGAATATTTAAACCATGAGATGACCGGAGCATTGCTGCACATTATGTGCCTCAGTGATGAGACAAGGGGGACATCACAGACCTTTGCCATTATTCCAGGCCACGCCATTGAGACTGAGTCTTTGTTGGAGGTGGTTGATCTttgctttaaagctttttttgtttttgatgttcagTACACCAAGCAGTGTTCCCCACCTGGGAGTTTCTCCAGCATGCTGTATATCAAATTGAAGGAAAAGAGTCCTCTGTAA